A section of the Naumovozyma dairenensis CBS 421 chromosome 5, complete genome genome encodes:
- the PEX25 gene encoding Pex25p (similar to Saccharomyces cerevisiae PEX25 (YPL112C) and PEX27 (YOR193W); ancestral locus Anc_8.601) has product MSLDEPGLIIGNEKGNNILNPIIKDFDDNNLRLPISLNQVDPTKNDSELTLLAATNISPSSSPELNIPNSWAKPESKIKKVVRNVDILKYLINSLAGKDKFVKIIKCILDLLKSWILTDLSSTETNIKMKKLLLSLSTTSSGTSIIPLKSILVHPVKFVRLFTLSFLQNLNHNVSFITSQLSIFRYMIRFGSSPFKLLTFVKKLRSTTKATNLNDIEKLWLNEKSLQDSIDLYYTIFDELDLLYKLKIWNPQERTYSWVTKHETIAWQYDILLSWKQNWFKLKDIQRKILELQIQLKIRNDTMLASNYFNNNNNSNDNTDNTSPLRKQLISEIQQNGNNNDLSSLEIELDNQLVNLNHEKRIVYLDLTRLSFDCLANTTDLLNIKTPKGTYAALSLCSGITGFIKLWINTKTDLQNGAQ; this is encoded by the coding sequence ATGTCCTTAGATGAGCCAGGATTAATTATAGGAAATGAAAAGGggaataatattcttaaCCCCATTATAAAAGATTtcgatgataataatttgagACTACCTATATCTTTGAATCAAGTTGACCCTACAAAAAATGATTCCGAATTAACCTTATTAGCTGCTACCAATATCAGTCCTTCATCTTCACCGGAACTAAATATACCAAATTCTTGGGCTAAACCAGAatcaaaaatcaaaaaagtAGTTAGAAATGtagatattttaaaatatctaattaattctttagcAGGTAAAGATAAATTTGTCAAGATAATTAAATGTATTTTGGATTTACTAAAATCATGGATATTGACTGATTTGTCATCGACCGAAACAAAcatcaaaatgaaaaagcTTTTATTATCCCTCTCAACTACCAGCTCAGGTACAAGTATTATCCCGTTAAAATCAATCTTAGTGCATCCAGTCAAATTCGTCAGATTATTTACTCTTTCATTCttacaaaatttaaacCATAATGTTTCATTCATTACATCACAGTTAAGTATTTTCAGATATATGATAAGATTTGGATCATCTccattcaaattattaaccTTTGtcaaaaaattaagatCCACAACGAAAGCTActaatttaaatgatatcGAGAAATTATGgttaaatgaaaaatctttACAAGATTCCATCGATTTATACTATACCATCTTTGACGAATTAGATTTACTatataaattgaaaatttggaatCCACAAGAAAGGACCTATAGTTGGGTTACTAAACATGAAACTATCGCCTGGCAATACGATATCTTATTATCATGGAAACAAAATTGGttcaaattgaaagatatacaaagaaaaatccTTGAATTGcaaattcaattgaaaattagAAATGATACCATGCTAGCGTCTaattatttcaataataacaacaatagcAATGACAATACCGACAATACATCTCCATTAAGGAAGCAACTAATTAGTGAGATCCAACAAAATGGTAACAACAACgatttatcatcattagaaattgaattagaCAATCAATTGGTAAATCTAAATCATGAAAAACGTATAGTTTATCTTGATTTAACAAGATTATCCTTTGATTGTCTGGCAAATACTactgatttattaaatattaagACTCCAAAGGGTACTTATGCTGCATTATCCCTATGTTCAGGTATCACTGGTTTCATTAAACTCTGGATTAACACTAAGACAGATCTTCAAAATGGCGCAcaatag